The genomic DNA gcCCAAACCGATCAGTAGTAGTACGTAGTCGTCACGTCAGTAGGCGAAGCCGTTCGCCAGATTTCTGGCCGATTTACCGCTCCGAGACGACGACGATGAACAGTTGTCCCTTCTGGCAATAGTCGCATTATTGCTATTTCCACTGCCCGTACTGCTTTCTTCTTCGTCCATCAGTATTTGCGTGCACCTGCACTCCACGCTGCAAAACGCTCTATCCCCTCTGCGCCACCACAAACAAACACAGCACCCGACCCGAATCAACCCCaaaaccaaaaagaagaaaaggtacttttaaatctaatttaaaatagAGTTACTGTATTCAAATACGATCGTTGGAGAAGGAGTGCTGCTGCCTGTGTTGTGAGGTGTGATGAGGGCGAGAGCAGAGAGAGATCTGGGCTTACTTGTACATGTAGATGTCGTTGCCGGGCAAGAGCTTTCTCCGGCAGAGGATGCAGTGATCGAGAAAGCCGGCGTCAAGGAGGGGCGGCGTCGATGGAGAATTCCGACGAGAGGCTTTGATGATCATGTTGACCTTGTTGATGACTTGTGGGTTGCTCTTGCTAGCAACCTTGCTGGACTTCTCTAGAACTATGCTTAATCCCGCCATCTCTCatgctcctcctcctcctcctctctcgCCGGCGGCGGTGGGTGCTCACAGTAAGGTCTGGTTGATGAAAAGACTAGGAAAATaaatagagaagagagagagagagagagtagcgTAGCCAAAGATCTAACTGGAAACGCTTGCTTTGCTGCCACGTACCCCAAGCCTGCTATcgccattttcctttttttctcttatttccatttttcttcttcttcttctcctcctcctccttcagTTTTGTCTTCTTCTGCTCAGGGCTTACGGATTTATGTATTTGGACACAGTTTCACAGCTCAACCAGGGGGCTGGGCGGGGctgcatttgcatgcatttatGTATTTGGCCGTTTCGATGAcgtggtggtggtggaggagGTGGGCGGGGATACGATACGTACGAATATGATACGATATGAttgtaatttcattttatttaagaCTTGTcatttatccaaatcaaatgttGCACGTAACCAATTAAAATGcagctccctctctctcccaccGTAGACTTATTTGAAGGAAGGAAGCCATTTTGAGGATAAATCtggaaaattcattttttatatactttttggtactaaccaaaccaaaacaatgcattgcatttgatttgatttgatttgatttgattactCCCAACttgtttattgtttaaaaattaaacatcaACTATATATCTTGTACTTGtactttctttaatttatataactCACTCAAAAAGACACAAAACTTTTGAAAAGCAATAAAAGCGTAGAAATCTATACATGTACTTCCAATCTTGCACCCAAGATTGGAAGTACATATATAGATTTCTACTTCCAATCTTGGGTGCATGGCAGGTTGGTTGGTCTTGGCATCTATACATGA from Diospyros lotus cultivar Yz01 chromosome 4, ASM1463336v1, whole genome shotgun sequence includes the following:
- the LOC127800375 gene encoding FCS-Like Zinc finger 15; translation: MAGLSIVLEKSSKVASKSNPQVINKVNMIIKASRRNSPSTPPLLDAGFLDHCILCRRKLLPGNDIYMYKGDRAFCSVECRCTQILMDEEESSTGSGNSNNATIARRDNCSSSSSRSGKSARNLANGFAY